In Plasmodium falciparum 3D7 genome assembly, chromosome: 8, the following proteins share a genomic window:
- a CDS encoding translation initiation factor eIF-2B subunit alpha, putative, with amino-acid sequence MECYDNTKQKDLQEEHDVVRNFRRYYFQEKEEMHIAAIKSISDVLKNSISETNFELFINMNEAKCKLNNFINNNQTQQDIISVPHSKRMTIYPIISSCDIYHHFVVKKYTHNENNFHVLKNVIENNADEFSASLQKSLETIGSSSNIMFLNKHTTILTHSNSDCVKSLIMDVVKNQNKQVSIYFTCTSQVNLNYEEKEKKFDENFLEELNKENINITKIDLTQVKDIINKIDFVLIGSEIVTDNGGIINKKGIKLISELCLLYKKPFYVTCQAYKFLKIDKNKCSKDFYTFCTQTVTNNFNNIYEFVSPDFITLFYTDIGIFPPSNISYELSKLYINDAFYF; translated from the exons atgGAATGTTACGATAACACGAAACAGAAGGATTTACAAGAAGAGCACGATG TGGTACGTAATTTCAGAAGATATTATTTTCaggaaaaagaagaaatgcATATAGCAGCCATAAAATCAATATCCga TGTCTTAAAAAATAGCATATCGGAAACGAACtttgaattatttattaatatgaatgaagcaaaatgtaaattaaataattttattaataataatcaaacaCAACAAGATATTATATCTGTCCCACATTCCAAAAGAATGACTATATATCCAATAATTTCCTCGTGTgatatatatcatcattttgttgtaaaaaaatacacacacaacgaaaat AACTTCCATGTACTTAAAAATGTTATCGAAAATAACGCGGATGAATTCTCAGCAAGCCTACAAAAAAGTCTTGAAACTATCGGAAGTAGTAGCAATATTATGTTCCTTAATAAACATACTACTATACTAACACACAGTAACTCAGATTGTGTTAAATCTCTAATCATGGATGTTGttaaaaatcaaaataaacaAGTGTCCATTTATTTTACCTGCACAAGTCAggtaaatttaaattatgaagaaaaagaaaagaaatttgATGAGAATTTTTtagaagaattaaataaggaaaatataaatataacaaagaTAGATTTAACACAagtaaaagatataataaataaaatagattTCGTTTTGATAGGATCAGAAATAGTTACAGATAATGGaggaataataaataaaaagggtATCAAATTAATATCTgaattatgtttattatataaaaaaccaTTTTATGTAACATGTCAAGCATAtaagtttttaaaaattgataaaaataaatgttcaAAAGATTTTTACACATTTTGTACACAAACAGtaacaaataattttaataatatatatgaatttgtATCTCCAGATTTTATTACACTTTTCTATACCGATATAGGTATATTCCCACCTTCTAATATATCTTATGAACTTAGtaaattgtatataaatGACGCCTTTTATTTCTAA
- a CDS encoding folate transporter 1 — translation MEDDDFSIKDKKENYETCSTETISSYISINEKCQLIEKDINDDNHENPYMIFNKISSSLIAMLQGVEVLCNLSIIYLLKDNYHLHPASLSIVMCFIKIPWSIKLVWAVISDNYPIFGYRRKYYLLLGSFLCILSLICLGLITHNNLFITILLLFIYFFGSSLCNVIGEAQVVESNRNCSINSSARNVSLFFAFRKLSFAIMSYLSGYLLLLISKKHIFLIGSFLPICVFTSGFFIIEKRNYTKSSIKDQIKCIYSIIKLSYLKNFIIFIFIMMSTPSCGNTLFFYITNELKFSPNLLGKMAMFQSLASFISIISYMLFFTKIDIRKLLLYSTIIITPFCLLPLVVIKKVNYFLFIPNTLFFITDTVLIEFIAEFQTMPILVLCSRLIPEGFESTIYSLLLSSNNFASIISSFLSSLLTYSLNITSTNFTNLPYMIIICCLTNIIPIFFLYILPNHSQKKNLQHSNSHTQKYYSYPSTDYISSQKSDSSEITKFSADMQIDDITLE, via the exons ATGGAAGATGACGACTTCAGCATTAAGGATAAGAAAGAGAACTATGAAACGTGTAGCACAGAAAcga tcTCTTCCTATATTTCAATAAACGAAAAATGTCAATTGATAGAAAAGGATATAAATGATGACAACCATGAGAATCCTTATATGATATTCAATAAAATATCATCGAGTTTAATAG CTATGTTACAAGGAGTTGAAGTTTTGTGTAATCTTtcgattatatatttgttgaaAGATAATTATCATTTACACCCAg CTTCTCTTAGCATCGTTATGTGCTTTATAAAAATTCCTTGGTCTATTAAATTAGTATGGGCTGTGATCTCAGACAATTATCCAATCTTCGGATATCGAAGAAAATACTATTTATTATTAGGGTCCTTTTTATGCATATTATCATTGATATGTCTAGGCTTAATTActcataataatttatttataaccatattattattatttatatatttttttggaaGCTCACTTTGTAATGTGATTGGAGAAGCTCAGGTGGTAGAATCTAATAGAAATTGTTCAATAAATAGTTCTGCTAGGAatgtttctcttttttttgcttttagGAAATTAAGTTTTGCTATCATGTCTTATTTATCaggatatttattattacttattaGTAAGAAACACATATTTTTGATTGGTTCCTTTCTACCTATATGTGTATTTACATCAggattttttataattgaaaaaagaaattataccAAATCATCTATAAAAGATCAAATCAAATGTATTTATTCAATCATAAAATTATCATatcttaaaaattttattatatttatattcataatgaTGTCCACACCATCATGTGGAAatactctttttttttatataaccaACGAATTAAAATTTAGTCCAAACTTATTAGGAAAAATGGCCATGTTTCAATCATTAGCTAGCTTCATAtctattatttcatatatgcTCTTCTTTACTAAAATAGATATAaggaaattattattatactctacaattattattaccccTTTTTGTTTATTACCCTTAGTAGTCATCAAGAAAGTAAactattttttattcataccAAATACTTTATTCTTTATTACAGATACTGTACTTATCGAATTCATTGCAGAATTTCAAACCATGCCTATTTTAGTATTATGTTCAAGACTCATACCTGAAGGTTTTGAATCTacaatatattctttattattatcatctaaTAATTTCGCATCGATAATTAGTTCATTCCTTTCATCTCTTTTAACATATTCATTAAATATCACATCAACAAATTTTACTAATCTACCTTATATGATCATTATATGTTGTCTTACAAACATAATTCCtattttcttcttatatATCCTACCAAACCAttcccaaaaaaaaaatttacaacaTTCAAACTCACATActcaaaaatattattcataccCATCCACCGATTATATATCATCTCAAAAATCGGATTCATCTGAAATAACCAAATTTTCTGCAGACATGCAAATTGATGACATAACCTTGGAATAA
- a CDS encoding mitochondrial inner membrane protein OXA1, putative, giving the protein MFQQNNSLKCNFNIIFHHISFRTNKGEWTKGLSTNPNKINQIENNKSNINNTYYHIYQYDKSILVNKFIQMYIKMGYIKNKKNKISIKQNNNIYNKHNINNIYNKHNINNIYNIYNIYYNTFICSTNNVRNKQSFCNNNVHDKFGGLALFSRFFFTMPINNINNYFNKQHNDKNINDKFDTSHCEEDPDKGVSKNIDHLKREDEHGKALTNKEMNNNNNNNNNNDDNIYNDDNVYNDDNNYNDGNIYNNNNDYAYNNKSNEGSTYPLNEEETNVNLTEDIYPYTDFIIEKCKLNIKSDVDIYENTWYVKLIYDLLNSTKLFFDCTWMSSIIMTTLFMRIIILPLTISSERDRRKQKILSPLLKELTKKLKDNAQDGNIKKAVEFKKKILNIRNTHGISLIPKSIILMAFFQTPLFFIFYFSMKRIASYPDIFKDFTFESPLWLDSLSLPDPYYILPILSSLLLLSNNELTLLIDKKINENNKQSNLNNQEETEFQKNMKKITKLAMRLFYLSSVLFFKSMPSGLFIYFITNTFFQLFITQICKIKIIENFLDLPPLHSKGFITSTNTSQQQTTSQKKIIHMNDLIKRKK; this is encoded by the coding sequence ATGTTTCAACAAAATAATTCCCTCAAatgtaattttaatataatttttcatcatatttcTTTCAGAACAAATAAAGGAGAATGGACAAAGGGGTTGAGTACCAAcccaaataaaataaatcaaatagaaaataacaaaagtaatataaataatacatattatcatatatatcaatatgaCAAAAGTATACTTGTTAATAAATTCatacaaatgtatataaaaatggggTACATaaagaataagaaaaataaaataagtataaaacaaaacaataatatatataacaaacataacataaataatatatataacaaacataacataaataatatatataatatatataatatatattataatacatttatatgtagTACAAATAATGTAAGAAATAAACAAtcattttgtaataataatgtacatGATAAATTTGGTGGGCTTGCTCTATTCTCGAGATTTTTTTTCACTATGCccataaacaatataaataattattttaacaaacaacataatgataaaaacataaatgaCAAGTTTGATACTTCCCACTGTGAGGAAGATCCTGATAAGGGGGTATCTAAGAACATTGATCATCTCAAAAGAGAAGATGAACATGGGAAAGCCTTAACCAATAAggaaatgaataataataataataataataataataatgatgataatatttataatgatgataatgtttataatgatgataataattataatgatggtaatatttataataataataatgattatgcTTATAATAACAAGAGTAATGAAGGAAGCACATACCCtttaaatgaagaagaaactAACGTAAATCTAACAGAagatatatatccatatacaGATTTCATTATTGAAAAATGTAAacttaatataaaaagtgatgtagatatatatgaaaacaCTTGGTATGtgaaattaatatatgatttattaaattccacaaaattattttttgattgTACATGGATGAGTTCAATTATAATGACAACATTATTTATGAGAATCATAATTTTGCCTTTAACCATATCTTCAGAAAGAGATAGAaggaaacaaaaaatattaagtcctttattaaaagaattaacaaagaaattaaaagataatgCACAAGatggaaatattaaaaaagctgtagaatttaaaaaaaaaattttaaatataagaaatacaCATGGTATATCATTAATACCGAAATCTATTATTTTAATGGCTTTCTTTCAAAcacctttattttttatattctatttTTCTATGAAAAGAATAGCATCTTATCCTGATATTTTTAAAGACTTTACTTTTGAATCCCCATTGTGGTTAGATAGTCTATCCTTACCAGACCCATATTACATTCTTCCTATCTTATCATCACTCTTGTTATTATCAAATAATGAattaacattattaatagataaaaaaatcaatgaaaataataaacaatcaAATTTAAATAACCAAGAAGAAACAGagtttcaaaaaaatatgaaaaaaattacaaaactTGCTATGCGCTTATTCTATTTATCCTCTGTACTTTTCTTTAAATCCATGCCATCTggactttttatatattttattacaaataCATTTTTTCAATTATTCATAACacaaatatgtaaaattaaaattatagaaaATTTCCTTGACCTACCACCCTTACATTCGAAGGGATTTATAACGAGTACTAACACATCACAACAGCAAACAacttcacaaaaaaaaataatacacatGAATGATTTAatcaaaaggaaaaaataa